A region of Triplophysa rosa linkage group LG16, Trosa_1v2, whole genome shotgun sequence DNA encodes the following proteins:
- the styk1a gene encoding tyrosine-protein kinase STYK1: MSNSSNLTYPCIPGNTLCEVLVFEVELIVVPVLFLAAFLAVLIVLLVLKFSHKPSQSYRPQKFEKHDTNHHNNTNRHRNSTRQHLQGIDAPPEFNPMEHEIIPMTAQSHKDMQNCTSAVPETSTERRRDIFQLITPLPLAFSVKHHKPFTLYRAVMDRQPVILRVLKESDDANDRQFFLDFACFLTELGPHPSLPRLLGQVTAEMPQMIVLEELEHKDLLSFLWRCRQDHPGQAAPCDLTERRIFTMGAQIGSALEYLHSKDYIHGKVRARSILVDRDLSVKLWGLAPAFRMATDEGSPLDGVEEIEIRKWQAPEVLARKPLSQSSDIWSFGILLYEIVTLGEAPFPKVMASELLQYLQRGNKLKKTPNCSKTLYSIIESCCQWRPNERPSLAELVRKLQSAERRANDQTVIRVSEPLDIKKYMEEVGYADSVSYAGL, encoded by the exons ATGTCTAATTCATCTAACCTAACGTATCCATGTATACCAGGCAACACTCTCTGTG AAGTGCTTGTGTTTGAAGTAGAGTTGATCGTTGTTCCAGTCCTGTTTCTTGCAGCTTTTCTTGCTGTACTGATAGTCTTGCTCGTGCTCAAATTCTCCCATAAGCCATCACAGTCTTATCGACCACAGAAATTTGAAAAGCATGACACAAACCACCATAATAACACAAACAGACATCGTAACAGCACCAGACAGCACCTGCAAGGCATTGATG caCCACCAGAGTTCAACCCAATGGAGCATGAAATTATCCCAATGACAGCTCAAAGTCACAAAGACATGCAGAATTGCACATCTGCAGTACCTGAGACCTCCACAGAGAGGCGTCGTGACATCTTTCAGCTGATCACTCCACTGCCACTTGCATTCTCTGTAAAACATCACAAGCCTTTTACTTTGTACAGAGCTGTCATGGACAGACAGCCTGTCATCTTACGAGTGCTTAAAG AATCAGATGATGCCAACGATCGTCAGTTTTTTCTGGACTTTGCCTGCTTCCTGACAGAGCTTGGCCCTCATCCATCTTTGCCCAGACTGCTGGGGCAGGTGACTGCTGAGATGCCCCAGATGATTGTGCTGGAGGAGCTGGAACACAAAGACCTGTTGAGCTTCCTGTGGAGGTGCAGACAG GACCACCCGGGTCAAGCAGCACCATGTGACCTGACTGAAAGACGAATCTTTACCATGGGTGCTCAGATTGGATCTGCTCTG GAGTATCTACATAGTAAAGACTACATCCATGGCAAGGTCAGAGCTCGAAGCATCCTGGTTGATCGGGACCTGTCAGTCAAGCTGTGGGGGTTGGCTCCAGCATTTCGGATGGCGACAGATGAGGGATCTCCACTGGATGGTGTGGAAGAGATAGAAATCAGGAAGTGGCAAGCTCCAGAGGTGTTGGCACGGAAACCTCTGTCGCAAAGCAGTGACAT ATGGTCGTTTGGCATTTTGCTGTATGAAATAGTCACGTTAG GAGAGGCTCCATTTCCCAAAGTTATGGCGAGTGAACTTCTGCAGTATTTACAAAGAGgaaataaattgaaaaaaacaCCAAACTGCTCTAAAACACT ATATTCTATTATCGAGAGCTGCTGTCAGTGGAGACCAAACGAACGACCCTCACTGGCTGAGCTGGTTCGAAAGCTCCAATCAGCCGAGAGAAGAGCAAATGATCAGACAGTGATACGAGTGTCAGAGCCGCTGGACATAAAGAAATACATGGAGGAAGTGGGCTATGCAGATTCAGTCAGCTATGCTGGTCTCTAA